The Metabacillus litoralis genome contains a region encoding:
- a CDS encoding DinB family protein, producing the protein MFQTKERFIMSWQFEATSTQKLLNQLTDDSLNQEITPNHWTLGRVAWHIVTAIRVISSQTNLRFEGPSEDFPVPTSSTYISESYKQSSQAFTEAIQTQWSDHNLQDMIEFFGQKMPVGTLLLFLLQHQTHHRGQLTVLMRQAGIDVSGVYGPSKDEWAVLGMEAPKM; encoded by the coding sequence ATGTTTCAAACGAAAGAACGTTTTATAATGTCTTGGCAATTTGAAGCAACTTCTACACAAAAGTTACTGAATCAACTAACTGATGATTCGCTTAATCAGGAGATTACACCTAATCACTGGACCTTGGGAAGAGTTGCATGGCATATAGTGACAGCCATTCGTGTTATTTCATCCCAAACTAACCTAAGATTTGAAGGACCATCTGAAGATTTTCCTGTACCAACGTCCTCAACTTATATTTCCGAAAGCTATAAGCAGTCATCTCAGGCATTTACAGAGGCAATCCAAACTCAATGGTCAGATCATAACTTGCAGGATATGATTGAATTTTTCGGACAGAAAATGCCTGTTGGAACATTATTGTTATTTTTACTTCAGCACCAAACACATCATCGAGGACAATTGACAGTACTTATGCGGCAAGCAGGAATTGATGTTTCAGGAGTTTATGGACCATCAAAAGATGAATGGGCAGTACTCGGAATGGAAGCACCAAAGATGTAA
- a CDS encoding MFS transporter translates to MINQNSLVPLRTFMFFVSAIGSMVVSFLPIYFQYKGFSSSQIGWFLAIGPFVGLIAQPLWGYASDKYKTVKKVLFACLIGFSVSVIWLFQIDSFLWIIIAGSLFFFFFSPVNPLADNLAKRQSQIHSVTFGSIRMWGSIGFALVSLFSGFLLSKFGIGFLAIPITVLAVSTCLLSLTLTDAKAGSKKVNYKDIGMFFKDPTLTAFFILIALVLLTHRTSDSFISLYLFEIGGNEMLVGWIWFIGVSSEALLFFLSAKWFRSSSPILYIIIASVLYCIRWILTALSQDPTMLLCIQVLHGICFAIVFLGALEYLYKVIPEELQATGHMVFVGISFGITGIIGSSVGGIIFENFGGSTLYFLLAGSSFLGLIGFLFFYKKEKKDELKQTKIESVS, encoded by the coding sequence ATGATAAACCAAAACTCCCTTGTACCATTACGAACATTTATGTTTTTTGTTAGCGCTATCGGATCAATGGTTGTTAGTTTTCTCCCAATTTACTTTCAGTATAAAGGGTTCTCTAGCTCCCAGATTGGTTGGTTTTTGGCAATTGGTCCATTTGTCGGCTTGATTGCTCAGCCGCTATGGGGATATGCTAGTGACAAGTATAAGACGGTTAAAAAAGTTTTATTTGCTTGTTTGATAGGATTTTCTGTAAGTGTTATTTGGCTGTTTCAGATTGATTCATTTTTGTGGATTATTATAGCTGGATCTCTTTTTTTCTTTTTTTTCTCACCAGTTAATCCTCTGGCTGACAATCTGGCAAAAAGACAATCTCAGATTCACTCCGTTACATTTGGCTCCATAAGGATGTGGGGGTCTATTGGTTTTGCCCTCGTTTCATTATTTAGTGGCTTTTTACTTTCGAAGTTTGGAATTGGATTTCTAGCCATCCCTATTACTGTTCTTGCCGTTTCTACTTGTTTGCTTTCATTAACCCTGACTGATGCAAAAGCAGGTAGCAAAAAGGTGAACTATAAAGACATCGGGATGTTTTTTAAAGATCCAACCTTAACCGCATTTTTCATCTTGATTGCGTTAGTTTTGCTAACACATCGAACTAGTGATTCGTTTATTAGCTTATATTTGTTTGAAATAGGTGGAAACGAAATGTTAGTTGGTTGGATATGGTTTATTGGTGTATCAAGTGAAGCACTTCTTTTTTTCTTAAGTGCCAAATGGTTTCGCTCCTCTAGCCCGATTTTATATATCATTATCGCCTCAGTTCTTTATTGTATACGCTGGATATTAACAGCGCTTTCTCAGGATCCAACGATGCTTTTATGTATTCAAGTTTTACATGGAATTTGTTTTGCCATCGTTTTTTTAGGTGCTCTTGAGTACCTATATAAAGTCATTCCAGAAGAATTGCAAGCAACGGGACACATGGTGTTTGTAGGCATTTCCTTTGGTATAACAGGAATTATCGGATCTTCAGTTGGAGGAATTATTTTTGAAAACTTTGGGGGATCAACGTTATATTTCTTACTAGCAGGATCATCGTTTTTAGGGTTGATTGGTTTTCTTTTCTTTTATAAAAAGGAGAAAAAAGATGAACTCAAGCAGACTAAAATAGAAAGTGTTAGTTAA
- the spoIIP gene encoding stage II sporulation protein P, with translation MKSTRPFILKLVYVPILIILLMFSLIGILISMNVTLDSRSIQRTIGELNTEELFVHFLQFENHYFYPESKNPLLTTSNLSTLAIQLATSVKPTDARTFLGNELPGLRLYDTEIAVAGEGTNLSNIPYESPPPTEILLQERKVVEEELKGRTTGDSDDEQITNPEEKTVFIYQSHSWESFLPLLEGAEQPNEAISSDERVNVIGLGSRLAENLIKKGIGVEQDKTNMTQELQQKGWKSTKAYTVSGTIVDQAATATKGEYVYYIDIHRDSARKNITTKTINGETYARLYFVVGKENENYLENLDFAKTLHQKLEKKYPGISRGVFLKSKSEGNGVYNQDVSNKAMLIEIGGVDNNLDELERTVDVFADILAEYHWENHEAKEVNGQ, from the coding sequence GTGAAATCGACAAGACCATTCATTTTAAAACTTGTTTATGTGCCTATTCTAATAATCCTCCTCATGTTCTCCTTAATTGGCATTCTGATTTCGATGAATGTTACTTTGGATTCCAGAAGTATTCAAAGAACAATCGGTGAACTGAACACAGAAGAGTTATTTGTACATTTTCTCCAATTTGAAAATCATTATTTCTACCCGGAATCTAAAAACCCCTTATTAACAACATCTAATCTATCTACCTTAGCCATCCAGCTTGCAACTAGTGTAAAGCCTACGGACGCAAGGACATTTCTAGGAAATGAATTACCTGGTCTCAGATTATATGATACAGAGATAGCTGTTGCAGGTGAAGGAACAAATCTTAGCAACATTCCATATGAATCCCCACCGCCAACAGAAATTTTACTTCAGGAAAGAAAAGTTGTGGAGGAAGAATTAAAGGGAAGAACAACGGGAGACAGTGATGATGAACAAATAACGAATCCAGAAGAAAAAACAGTGTTTATCTATCAGAGCCATAGTTGGGAGTCATTTTTACCGTTACTAGAGGGAGCCGAACAGCCAAATGAGGCAATCAGTTCAGATGAGCGTGTAAATGTAATTGGCTTAGGAAGTCGGTTAGCTGAAAATCTTATAAAAAAGGGAATTGGTGTTGAGCAAGATAAAACCAATATGACGCAAGAGCTACAACAAAAAGGTTGGAAGTCAACGAAGGCATATACCGTTTCTGGAACAATTGTGGATCAAGCAGCAACGGCAACAAAAGGTGAATATGTATATTACATTGATATACATCGTGATTCTGCAAGGAAGAACATAACAACCAAAACAATAAATGGAGAGACTTACGCAAGACTCTATTTTGTTGTGGGAAAAGAAAATGAAAACTATTTAGAAAATCTTGATTTTGCGAAAACCCTACATCAGAAACTCGAAAAAAAATATCCAGGAATTAGTCGAGGTGTGTTTTTAAAATCAAAAAGTGAGGGCAATGGTGTTTATAATCAAGATGTATCTAATAAAGCCATGTTAATTGAAATTGGTGGAGTAGATAATAATCTTGATGAACTTGAAAGAACAGTTGATGTTTTTGCTGATATTCTTGCAGAATATCATTGGGAAAATCACGAGGCAAAAGAAGTAAATGGACAATGA
- a CDS encoding amino acid permease, protein MGKSANNTSQGNLKWWQLSLIGIGCTIGTGYFLGSGIGVKIAGPSIVFSFLLAALGTFIVYNVLAKMTAKDPQEGSFCYYAGKAFGKWAAFGCGWNYWSSNILVMGSQLTALAILSQFWFPNVPLWIFSAGYAVLSILVVISGTSGFDKMEDIFAVVKFAAILMFIILAFAALFGWIGGGDAKPTGVPVAPKELFPDGFKGFYASLIYAFYAYGGIEVIGLKAMQLKDKKDAPKAGSLMLISLTSVYVLSLGLAVSLVAFDKFSEKESPFVTALSDFNLAFFPHVFNGAIIIAGFSTMTAALYGVTNLLVTLADDGDAPAVFSKKLTFKSLPLPSLILATVGLIASIVTALLLPGKIYEYITTAAGILLLYNWIFIICSSFKLLKLKVWNKILGYIGLLLLLAAISGTLLEKSIRPGFYVSILFVTIIGIVCLIMRKHWKSPKSSTKMKYY, encoded by the coding sequence ATGGGAAAATCTGCGAATAACACATCACAAGGCAACTTGAAGTGGTGGCAGTTATCACTCATTGGAATTGGATGTACTATTGGAACCGGTTATTTTCTTGGGTCTGGAATTGGAGTTAAAATCGCTGGACCTTCCATCGTTTTTTCCTTTTTATTAGCTGCACTTGGTACTTTTATTGTTTATAACGTTTTAGCAAAAATGACCGCTAAAGACCCGCAGGAAGGCTCATTTTGCTATTATGCTGGAAAAGCATTTGGTAAGTGGGCTGCATTTGGTTGTGGATGGAATTATTGGAGCTCCAATATTCTTGTCATGGGAAGTCAATTAACAGCACTAGCTATTTTGTCACAATTTTGGTTTCCTAATGTTCCTTTATGGATTTTCTCAGCAGGATATGCTGTACTTTCCATCCTTGTTGTCATCTCTGGAACGAGTGGGTTTGATAAAATGGAAGACATTTTTGCTGTTGTAAAATTTGCTGCGATTCTTATGTTCATCATTCTTGCCTTTGCCGCACTCTTCGGATGGATAGGTGGCGGTGACGCAAAACCAACAGGTGTACCTGTCGCACCAAAGGAACTTTTCCCTGATGGTTTTAAAGGCTTTTATGCTTCACTCATTTATGCCTTTTATGCATATGGCGGTATTGAAGTTATTGGATTAAAAGCAATGCAATTAAAGGATAAAAAGGACGCACCAAAAGCTGGATCTTTGATGTTAATAAGCTTAACTTCCGTATATGTTTTATCGTTAGGACTCGCTGTTTCACTAGTTGCATTTGATAAATTTAGTGAAAAAGAAAGCCCATTTGTCACAGCTTTATCTGATTTTAATTTGGCCTTTTTCCCACATGTTTTTAACGGCGCCATTATTATCGCTGGTTTTTCTACCATGACAGCCGCTTTATATGGAGTAACAAACCTCCTTGTTACTCTTGCTGATGACGGCGATGCACCAGCTGTATTTTCAAAAAAATTAACGTTTAAAAGCTTACCCTTACCTTCATTAATTCTTGCAACGGTTGGGCTTATTGCCTCAATTGTTACTGCTTTACTGTTACCTGGAAAAATTTATGAATACATTACAACAGCAGCAGGAATTTTGCTGCTATACAATTGGATCTTTATTATCTGTTCCTCATTTAAACTTCTGAAGCTAAAAGTCTGGAATAAGATTTTAGGATATATTGGCTTGTTACTTCTTCTCGCTGCTATCAGCGGAACTTTATTAGAAAAATCAATTCGACCTGGTTTTTATGTAAGTATATTATTTGTTACCATTATCGGGATTGTGTGTTTAATTATGAGAAAGCATTGGAAAAGTCCTAAATCTTCTACCAAAATGAAATATTATTGA
- the gvpU gene encoding gas vesicle accessory protein GvpU, translating into MAKEKEQEQTGTDDAIILMFLDLVEQDGVEVDVTLSVNGTVVSGTLIGATAYYEGITEASKNFHDSTMSKIISKKFHDLKEEYAKQKQEESDQESKDNSTPFTFIHLKDAKYLNTNSQETPNRGTWWRGRISAVDGFSFNSLV; encoded by the coding sequence ATGGCAAAAGAAAAAGAGCAAGAACAAACAGGTACTGATGATGCTATAATTTTGATGTTTTTAGATCTTGTTGAGCAAGACGGAGTTGAAGTTGATGTTACTTTAAGTGTAAACGGAACTGTTGTCTCAGGAACTCTTATTGGGGCAACTGCCTATTATGAAGGAATCACAGAAGCATCGAAGAATTTTCATGATAGTACGATGTCAAAAATTATTTCAAAGAAGTTTCATGATTTAAAAGAAGAATACGCAAAGCAGAAACAAGAAGAATCTGATCAAGAGTCCAAAGACAATTCGACTCCTTTCACCTTTATTCATCTTAAAGATGCGAAATATCTAAATACAAACAGTCAAGAAACTCCTAACCGCGGTACATGGTGGAGAGGAAGAATTTCAGCAGTTGATGGCTTTTCCTTCAATTCGCTTGTCTAA
- a CDS encoding LysE family transporter has protein sequence MSISILISYIFLGLSLAAPIGPVNSARLDKGIKNGFWHAWIVGAGSMVADAFFMLFVYLGMVNFLDIPIVQIFLWLFGGFILIYSGIESILGVNKVNLTISRKKDSLTKCFFTGFMMSITSPLSILFWLGIYGSVLAKTIQMNGTSQLLVYSCMIFVGLTLWDVFVAGLTTGFRKFLNDTSLKVISIISGASLLGFGLYFGYQGLKALFHF, from the coding sequence TTGAGTATCAGCATATTAATTAGTTACATTTTTTTAGGATTATCCTTAGCTGCTCCGATTGGTCCAGTTAATTCTGCTCGATTAGATAAGGGAATAAAAAATGGATTTTGGCATGCATGGATTGTTGGAGCAGGAAGTATGGTTGCAGATGCTTTTTTTATGCTCTTTGTTTACCTAGGTATGGTGAATTTTTTAGATATACCCATTGTCCAAATTTTTCTATGGTTGTTTGGTGGATTTATTCTTATTTATTCAGGTATTGAGAGCATTCTAGGTGTGAACAAGGTTAATCTAACAATAAGTCGTAAAAAGGATTCCTTAACAAAATGCTTTTTTACTGGGTTTATGATGTCTATAACAAGCCCACTTTCTATTTTGTTTTGGTTAGGCATTTATGGCTCAGTATTAGCTAAGACGATCCAAATGAACGGTACAAGCCAGCTGCTGGTTTACAGCTGCATGATTTTTGTCGGGTTAACATTGTGGGACGTTTTTGTTGCTGGTCTTACAACAGGATTCCGTAAATTTTTAAATGATACAAGCTTAAAAGTAATCTCCATTATATCTGGTGCTTCATTACTAGGGTTTGGACTATATTTTGGTTATCAAGGGCTGAAAGCACTCTTTCATTTCTAA
- a CDS encoding ABC transporter ATP-binding protein, producing MTSIIKLKHVSLKRNGQWILKDINWEIQKHENWVLYGLNGAGKTALLNMLCAYYFPTEGDVKVLGKAFGHDYLAEKLRQKIGLVSTKLQQKFYPSDTAFEIVLSGAFASIGLYEKPTEEMRQKAIELLKELSSLHYADRAYETLSQGERQRVLIARALMTEPELLILDEPTTGLDFLAREQLLESIEAMMKKESAPTLLYVTHHVEEILPIFSHTLLLKRGEVFDSGETKEMLSARKLSALFESDVSVIWDEGRASLRKKVQTMDLE from the coding sequence ATGACATCGATAATTAAATTAAAACACGTTTCACTTAAAAGAAATGGTCAATGGATTTTAAAGGATATTAATTGGGAGATCCAAAAGCATGAAAATTGGGTATTGTACGGATTAAATGGAGCTGGAAAAACAGCGCTCTTAAATATGCTTTGTGCGTACTATTTTCCAACTGAAGGAGATGTGAAAGTCTTAGGGAAGGCATTTGGTCATGATTATTTAGCGGAAAAACTTCGTCAAAAAATAGGACTAGTATCGACAAAACTACAACAGAAATTTTATCCATCAGATACTGCTTTTGAAATTGTATTAAGTGGTGCTTTTGCTTCAATCGGACTTTATGAGAAACCAACAGAAGAAATGAGACAAAAAGCGATTGAACTATTAAAAGAACTAAGCAGTTTACATTATGCGGATAGAGCATATGAAACGTTGTCACAGGGAGAAAGGCAGCGAGTTTTGATTGCTCGAGCATTAATGACAGAGCCAGAGCTGTTAATTTTAGATGAACCGACAACAGGTTTAGACTTTCTTGCACGTGAACAGCTATTAGAATCCATAGAAGCTATGATGAAAAAGGAATCTGCACCAACTCTTCTTTATGTTACTCATCATGTTGAAGAGATCTTGCCAATTTTTTCTCATACTCTTTTATTAAAAAGGGGAGAAGTATTCGATTCTGGTGAAACAAAAGAGATGCTATCTGCCAGGAAGCTTTCAGCTCTTTTTGAATCTGATGTTTCAGTCATCTGGGATGAAGGACGTGCAAGCTTAAGGAAGAAAGTTCAAACCATGGATTTAGAATAG
- a CDS encoding sigma-54 interaction domain-containing protein yields the protein MFLKSFETKQMLEAILESIDEGIHAVNSEGVTIFYNQVAAKHDGVEMEEVLGKHVLEVFPSLNKQTSTLLKVIETGNTIYQQSQTYKNSKGQLIDTVNTTLPIKVGNNVVGAVEIAKDFTKVKQLSQKLLELQEKMNGLQSRPISTSGAKYEWDHFVTACEEIKDLKRLAKKAATSTSPVMVYGETGTGKELMVQAIHNGSIRKDGPFIAQNCSSLPESLLESILFGTKKGSYTGAVDRAGLFELAHGGTLFLDEIHTMPLDFQAKLLRVLEDGIIRRVGGVDSYSVDVRVIVAMNEHPYICMEKKQLRTDLYYRLNVFFLEIPPLRKRTEDIPLLIHHFIQKYNYNFGKLVIHIDEKVISLLESHSWPGNVRELEHVIEYAMNMVENEDTITIHHLPSFIKDKVPAEKVVMKSFREVVEKTEKDLIQQALQKTSGNVLKASEILELPRQTLQYKMKKYKIH from the coding sequence ATGTTTTTAAAATCCTTTGAAACGAAACAAATGCTTGAGGCGATTTTAGAAAGTATTGATGAGGGGATCCATGCTGTTAATTCTGAAGGAGTCACAATTTTTTATAATCAAGTAGCTGCGAAACACGACGGAGTTGAAATGGAGGAAGTACTTGGGAAACATGTTCTTGAGGTATTTCCTTCATTAAATAAGCAAACAAGTACCTTGCTTAAGGTTATTGAGACAGGAAATACAATTTATCAGCAATCTCAGACCTATAAAAATAGTAAAGGTCAGCTAATTGATACGGTAAATACTACATTACCTATTAAAGTTGGGAATAACGTTGTTGGGGCTGTCGAAATTGCTAAGGACTTTACAAAAGTGAAACAACTTTCTCAAAAGCTTCTTGAACTTCAAGAAAAAATGAATGGACTGCAATCAAGGCCAATATCCACTTCAGGAGCAAAGTATGAGTGGGACCATTTTGTAACTGCATGTGAAGAAATAAAAGACTTAAAGAGGTTGGCTAAAAAAGCTGCCACTAGTACATCACCGGTTATGGTATATGGTGAGACTGGAACAGGAAAGGAGTTAATGGTTCAAGCCATTCATAATGGTTCCATAAGAAAAGATGGACCATTTATTGCTCAAAATTGCTCTTCTTTACCTGAATCCTTGCTTGAAAGTATTTTATTTGGGACGAAAAAGGGGAGTTACACAGGAGCGGTCGATCGGGCAGGATTATTTGAACTTGCTCATGGTGGAACGCTGTTTTTAGATGAGATTCATACAATGCCATTAGATTTTCAGGCAAAGCTATTACGAGTCCTGGAAGATGGGATTATTAGGCGAGTGGGAGGTGTTGATTCATATTCAGTAGATGTAAGAGTTATTGTCGCGATGAACGAGCATCCTTATATTTGTATGGAAAAGAAGCAATTAAGGACTGATCTATACTATCGGCTAAATGTATTTTTTCTTGAAATTCCTCCTTTAAGAAAGAGAACTGAAGATATCCCTCTATTAATTCATCATTTTATTCAAAAATATAACTATAATTTTGGTAAACTTGTCATTCATATTGATGAGAAAGTGATATCACTGTTAGAAAGTCATTCTTGGCCAGGAAATGTTAGGGAGCTTGAACATGTAATTGAATATGCGATGAACATGGTAGAAAATGAGGATACAATAACTATCCACCACTTACCTTCATTTATTAAAGATAAAGTTCCTGCTGAGAAGGTTGTAATGAAATCCTTTCGTGAAGTTGTTGAGAAAACAGAGAAAGACTTAATTCAACAAGCTTTACAAAAAACAAGTGGAAATGTGCTTAAGGCCTCCGAGATCCTTGAACTCCCAAGACAAACTCTTCAATATAAAATGAAAAAATATAAAATTCACTAA
- the ablB gene encoding putative beta-lysine N-acetyltransferase, giving the protein MTLSSETKLISTSRYVMQLYLDYFNERIRVDHYRGNMTMILQEIERLSLENTFQKIIFYTRPEQWMDLLSKGYEMEAVIKGYFNGADNMIMTKYIDDKRRTSEHWIQENTILEKVFQKERQINQTDLPAHYHFRKAEINDAEQLADLYGKVFEIYPTPMNNKDYVKKLINAGNLFYVVESNNLLVSAASADVNIDFKNAELTDCATLPEHRKYGLMKMLLLFLETDLRNNGIFCAFSIARSLSFGMNAAFYQLGYEYNGRLTKNCYIFDKLEDMNVWVKDLSH; this is encoded by the coding sequence ATGACCTTGTCTTCCGAAACGAAGTTAATTTCAACATCTCGGTATGTCATGCAACTGTATTTAGATTATTTTAATGAACGAATTCGAGTCGATCATTACCGGGGAAATATGACAATGATTTTGCAGGAAATAGAAAGATTAAGCCTAGAAAATACCTTTCAAAAAATAATTTTTTACACACGCCCTGAGCAATGGATGGATCTCTTATCAAAAGGATATGAGATGGAAGCAGTCATAAAAGGATATTTTAATGGAGCAGATAACATGATTATGACGAAGTATATAGATGATAAACGAAGAACAAGTGAACACTGGATTCAAGAGAATACTATTCTTGAAAAAGTCTTTCAAAAAGAAAGACAAATAAATCAAACAGACTTACCTGCTCATTATCATTTCCGAAAAGCAGAAATCAACGATGCTGAACAACTGGCCGATTTATATGGCAAGGTATTTGAAATTTATCCAACACCGATGAATAATAAAGACTATGTAAAAAAACTGATTAATGCCGGCAATCTTTTTTATGTAGTGGAGAGCAATAACTTATTAGTTAGTGCTGCTTCTGCAGATGTGAACATTGATTTTAAAAATGCTGAGTTAACTGACTGTGCAACATTACCAGAACATAGAAAGTACGGGTTAATGAAAATGCTGCTATTATTTCTTGAAACAGATTTACGTAATAATGGGATTTTTTGTGCGTTTTCAATTGCGAGGTCACTATCCTTTGGGATGAATGCAGCATTTTATCAGCTCGGTTATGAATATAATGGGAGATTGACTAAGAACTGTTATATATTTGATAAGCTTGAAGATATGAACGTATGGGTGAAAGATCTCTCTCATTAA
- the ablA gene encoding lysine 2,3-aminomutase, whose translation MHDLYKPDRHWKEISLWKDVTDEKWNDWIWQLTNTIRTLDDLKQVIDLTPEEEEGVKISTKTIPLNITPYYASLMNPTDTRCPIRMQSVPISQEIKKTKYDLEDPLEEDEDSPVAGLTHRYPDRVLFLVTNQCSMYCRYCTRRRFSGQIGMGVPKKQLDGAIDYIRNTPEVRDVLLSGGDGLLINDTILEYILKNLREIPHVEIIRIGTRAPVVFPQRITENLCNILKKYHPVWLNTHFNTSIEITEESKRACEMLVDAGVPVGNQAVILAGINDSVSIMKKLMHDLVKIRVRPYYIYQCDLSEGIGHFRAPISKGLEIIEGLRGHTSGYAVPAFVVDAPGGGGKITLQPNYVISQSPTKTVLRNFEGVITTYPEPEKYIAGRADDYFNEIYGGEMIKPSKTGITSLLNDEKFNLVPESLERLHRRQSFQEDPNYSSLKEKREKRDELKEKKFQAQQKKES comes from the coding sequence ATGCATGATTTATATAAACCGGACCGTCATTGGAAAGAAATTAGTTTATGGAAAGATGTCACGGATGAAAAATGGAATGATTGGATTTGGCAGCTAACAAATACAATCCGAACTCTTGATGATTTAAAGCAAGTCATTGACTTAACACCTGAGGAAGAAGAGGGTGTTAAAATATCTACAAAAACGATTCCACTCAATATTACTCCTTATTATGCATCACTTATGAATCCAACTGATACGAGATGTCCAATTCGAATGCAATCTGTTCCGATTAGCCAAGAAATAAAGAAAACGAAGTATGACTTGGAAGATCCGTTAGAGGAAGATGAAGATTCTCCTGTAGCAGGTTTAACACATCGTTATCCAGATCGTGTACTTTTCCTCGTCACCAATCAATGCTCCATGTATTGCCGTTACTGTACCCGCCGTCGTTTTTCGGGGCAAATTGGGATGGGGGTGCCTAAGAAGCAACTAGATGGTGCAATAGACTATATTCGCAATACACCAGAAGTTAGGGATGTTCTTTTATCTGGTGGAGATGGACTTTTAATAAATGACACAATTTTAGAATATATCTTAAAAAACTTGCGTGAAATCCCACATGTGGAAATCATTCGGATTGGCACAAGAGCACCTGTTGTGTTTCCGCAACGAATAACTGAAAACCTTTGTAACATTTTAAAAAAATATCATCCTGTTTGGTTAAACACACACTTTAATACGTCTATTGAGATAACAGAAGAATCTAAGCGTGCTTGTGAAATGCTTGTTGATGCAGGTGTGCCTGTCGGCAATCAGGCTGTTATTTTAGCAGGAATTAATGACAGTGTTTCGATTATGAAAAAGCTCATGCATGACTTGGTGAAAATTAGAGTCCGCCCTTATTACATTTATCAGTGTGATCTCTCAGAAGGGATCGGTCACTTTAGAGCGCCGATTTCAAAAGGATTAGAAATTATCGAAGGCTTACGAGGACATACGAGCGGTTATGCTGTTCCAGCCTTCGTCGTTGATGCACCTGGTGGTGGAGGGAAAATTACATTACAACCAAACTATGTCATTTCGCAAAGTCCGACTAAAACGGTACTACGCAACTTTGAAGGTGTAATCACAACGTATCCCGAACCAGAAAAGTATATTGCAGGGCGTGCAGATGATTACTTTAATGAGATTTATGGAGGGGAAATGATTAAACCGTCTAAAACAGGTATTACCTCTCTTTTAAATGATGAGAAATTTAACCTTGTACCAGAGTCATTAGAACGTCTTCACCGTAGACAAAGCTTCCAAGAAGATCCAAATTATTCATCATTAAAAGAAAAGCGAGAAAAGCGTGATGAATTAAAGGAGAAAAAGTTTCAGGCACAACAAAAGAAAGAAAGTTAG
- a CDS encoding YokU family protein: MKCEWCESANVINITCTVFWELPDGTRAIEITDTPGVKCTSCGMEYQDEKIIEELEDQLYLIDTKKVDKVISFHSLMTMPRLLKRNYFKF; this comes from the coding sequence ATGAAATGTGAATGGTGTGAATCCGCTAATGTAATAAACATAACCTGTACAGTTTTTTGGGAACTGCCTGATGGTACACGTGCTATTGAAATTACCGACACGCCTGGTGTGAAATGTACCTCATGTGGAATGGAATATCAAGATGAAAAGATAATTGAGGAGCTAGAAGATCAGCTGTATTTGATTGATACGAAGAAAGTAGATAAAGTGATTTCTTTCCACTCATTGATGACAATGCCTAGGTTATTAAAACGTAACTATTTTAAATTTTAA